A region from the Pyrinomonadaceae bacterium genome encodes:
- a CDS encoding zinc-ribbon domain containing protein: MPDLDINCAECGSTFPFTEREQDYYRERGLTHPKRCKPCRDARRQNFGGPGQGRGGGGGSERERFEIVCDQCGKGDSVPFKPQAGRPVLCGECFAASRAQRGA; the protein is encoded by the coding sequence ATGCCAGATCTGGATATCAATTGCGCCGAGTGCGGATCAACCTTTCCTTTTACTGAGCGAGAGCAGGACTATTATCGTGAACGGGGACTGACTCATCCGAAGCGCTGCAAGCCATGCCGCGACGCGCGCCGCCAAAATTTTGGCGGTCCGGGCCAGGGCCGAGGCGGCGGCGGTGGCAGTGAGCGGGAAAGATTCGAGATTGTTTGCGATCAATGCGGAAAGGGCGACAGTGTTCCGTTCAAGCCTCAGGCGGGCCGACCGGTTTTATGCGGCGAATGCTTTGCCGCGAGCCGCGCTCAACGCGGCGCGTAA